In Archocentrus centrarchus isolate MPI-CPG fArcCen1 chromosome 21, fArcCen1, whole genome shotgun sequence, the following are encoded in one genomic region:
- the LOC115800981 gene encoding uncharacterized protein LOC115800981, with protein MACDCSHTNAQYENAETFCPSKPWLDGDGEQPGEKESAGDSDGRGATARWSPNFEVIDGLLYRKKLERGFINYREVLNEDRRHEAISTFHRRRPGQRHFSLEETYKCVAENYWWEGMYFQIRDFVLSCPECQHNKKSEDPGGRGCVTKTVASHSSDMLSKLRSQREAGQFCDITLRTSGRSFLAHRAVLAAVSDHFQEIFTEMDLSMKADIDLTGFSEDSLLSLLDFSYSSTLCVRREDLPEVIAMARHLGMWPAVEACSALIKEQEQQLHLGLACAGACRERQYQQRESKRKRVLGLEDNVNDCFNLTLDASDESFEGSPSRNLRRTPKPQGHNGLPLSPSHRMKLMDFKSPSSKKAATSRNAIPTPQSQNYPPVSPSNTRLLRSTPGAAKQVQRLLPMSETSQKNKKSHPISQLSCTSRLRPGTVCSPVRVKQEVEEVGEDEEDYARAQEKYKLMNVLGLQRTALLPRPEDLIGWRQKKRLRKLKANNYSLTKRRKPRSPSPGLSYGDVTLALPLCNPVNTHLLHKPVKTKPGAPASAEKVTAKRPKTTLQRVPPSDRSMRSKGVLPDMFQPTSRPAFGGRQLRQSVRKGDGAHLHAQQPLRRSPKKNIVRNKVRIKSEPAEYALSGLFSSNNRCGPTPHKSLPSQKIKARNKVAVETVRTLRYNSGRPAAKAKLRRGSTKEVKKARCGPREEVRKVGNQGLRGAMDTRPKVKENKPDGLQFSEQAPPPSIYNHPLYKVIKEEPAEPVPVVGPFPDPPSPDLGKRQSKPPIKLLDSGFLFSFCRPAGGPITGLKKEEESVDICLTRSVSQVGEKFEAEESPHRTLRARGPPILPLVKREREERKVTQVKGQRPRPNPRNTLPLARCARSKTAGTMPKQQGKLLALSSRSCAVLDAVRRARLKQLRGPRSQAPKVPKSAHACLQCSATYKDCDALIMHRLRHIEGKHWPCLLCSKTFFRLRNVRNHIRTHDPKLYKCRSCIAAGS; from the exons atGGCCTGCGACTGCTCCCACACCAACGCCCAGTACGAAAACGCAGAGACGTTTTGCCCCTCCAAGCCCTGGTTGGATGGAGACGGAGAGCAACCCGGTGAGAAGGAGTCAGCGGGGGACTCGGATGGGCGTGGAGCCACCGCACGGTGGTCCCCCAACTTTGAGGTGATAGACGGGCTGCTATATCGAAAGAAACTGGAAAGGGGCTTTATCAACTACCGGGAAGTTTTGAATGAGGACCGAAGACATGAGGCCATCTCCACCTTCCACCGACGGCGACCGGGCCAGCGCCACTTCTCACTGGAAGAGACCTACAAATGCGTGGCTGAAAACTACTGGTGGGAGG GGATGTACTTCCAGATCAGAGACTTTGTCCTCAGCTGTCCAGAGTGTCAGCACAACAAGAAATCAGAG GATCCAGGTGGCAGAGGATGTGTCACAAAGACGGTAGCATCGCACAGCTCCGACATGCTGAGCAAGCTGAGGAGTCAGCGTGAGGCGGGGCAGTTCTGTGACATCACCCTGCGGACGAGCGGGCGCTCCTTCTTGGCACACAGAGCTGTTCTGGCGGCCGTCAGTGATCACTTTCAGGAGATCTTCACGGAAATGGACTTGAGCATGAAGGCAGACATAGATCTCACAG GTTTCAGCGAGGATAGCCTTCTCTCTCTGCTGGATTTCTCCTATTCCTCCACTCTGTGTGTTCGCCGCGAGGATCTACCTGAAGTCATCGCCATGGCCCGCCACCTGGGCATGTGGCCTGCAGTGGAAGCCTGCTCTGCCCTCATTaaagagcaggaacagcaactgCATCTGGGCTTAGCCTGTGCTGGTGCGTGCCGTGAGCGTCAGTACCAGCAGAGAGAAAGCAAAAGGAAAAGGGTTTTGGGATTGGAGGACAATGTGAATGACTGCTTCAATCTAACACTGGATGCATCAGATGAGTCTTTTGAAGGAAGTCCCAGCCGCAATTTGCGCAGAACGCCAAAACCACAAGGCCACAACGGCCTCCCTCTGAGTCCCTCACACAGGATGAAGCTCATGGACTTTAAATCCCCCTCTTCAAAAAAGGCTGCCACATCTCGAAATGCCATACCCACCCCACAGTCACAGAATTACCCACCTGTATCTCCATCAAACACTCGGCTGCTCCGCTCCACTCCTGGAGCTGCCAAGCAGGTTCAGAGATTGCTGCCAATGTCAGAGAcctctcaaaaaaacaaaaaatctcaTCCCATCTCCCAGCTCTCCTGCACATCTAGATTGAGGCCCGGCACTGTGTGCAGTCCTGTAAGGGTTAAGCAGGAAGTTGAGGAGGTTGGCGAGGATGAAGAGGATTATGCCAGAGCACAGGAAAAGTACAAGTTGATGAATGTTCTGGGGTTACAAAGGACTGCTCTCCTCCCCAGACCAGAAGATCTTATTGGCTGGAGACAAAAGAAGCGACTAAGGAAGCTGAAGGCCAACAACTATTCACTGACCAAGCGGCGGAAACCCCGTTCACCATCCCCGGGACTGTCTTATGGGGATGTGACACTGGCGCTTCCCCTGTGCAACCCTGTCAACACCCACCTTCTGCACAAGCCTGTGAAGACCAAACCTGGCGCACCAGCTAGCGCAGAGAAGGTTACAGCTAAGAGGCCAAAAACCACCCTGCAGCGTGTTCCTCCCAGTGATAGGAGCATGCGAAGTAAAGGGGTGTTGCCCGACATGTTCCAGCCTACATCCAGGCCTGCCTTTGGGGGGAGGCAACTCAGACAATCCGTGAGGAAGGGTGACGGTGCCCACCTTCATGCCCAGCAGCCTCTGCGACGCAGCCCCAAAAAGAATAtagtgagaaacaaagtcaggatCAAATCCGAACCGGCTGAATACGCTCTCTCAGGTCTCTTTTCATCAAACAACCGCTGTGGCCCCACACCCCACAAATCGTTACCTTCACAGAAGATAAAGGCTAGAAACAAGGTTGCTGTAGAGACAGTCAGAACACTGCGTTACAACAGCGGCCGACCGGCAGCAAAGGCTAAACTCAGACGGGGCTCCACAAAGGAGGTGAAGAAGGCGAGGTGTGGTCCCAGAGAGGAGGTAAGGAAGGTGGGAAACCAGGGGCTGAGAGGAGCCATGGACACTAGaccaaaagtgaaagaaaataaaccTGATGGGCTGCAGTTTTCAGAGCAAGCGCCTCCACCGTCCATCTATAACCACCCTCTGTACAAAGTCATTAAAGAGGAACCAGCAGAACCTGTGCCAGTTGTAGGACCTTTCCCTGACCCTCCCTCACCAGACCTGGGCAAACGCCAGAGCAAGCCCCCCATCAAGTTGCTGGACTCGGGCTTTCTGTTCAGCTTCTGTCGGCCAGCAGGGGGGCCCATCACCGGActgaagaaagaggaggagagtgtTGATATCTGCTTAACACGCTCTGTGTCACAAGTTGGAGAGAAATTTGAAGCAGAAGAGTCCCCCCACAGGACTCTGAGAGCCAGAGGGCCACCCATCCTTCCGCTGgtgaagagggagagagaggagaggaaagtgaCCCAAGTTAAAGGCCAGAGACCCAGGCCTAACCCTCGAAACACGTTACCTCTAGCCAGATGTGCTAGGTCAAAAACTGCAGGGACCATGCCAAAG CAACAAGGTAAACTCCTTGCTCTGAGCAGTCGGAGCTGTGCCGTGCTGGATGCTGTACGTCGGGCACGACTAAAGCAGCTCAGAGGGCCTCGTAGTCAAGCCCCCAAAGTTCCAAAATCAGCCCACGCCTGTCTGCAGTGCTCCGCCACCTACAAGGATTGTGATGCTCTAATTATGCATCGCCTCAGGCACATTGAGGGCAAACACTGGCCATGTCTG CTCTGCAGTAAGACGTTCTTTCGACTAAGGAATGTACGGAATCACATCCGCACCCACGACCCCAAGTTGTACAAATGCCGGAGCTGCATTGCTGCCGGTTcgtga